A portion of the Citrobacter rodentium NBRC 105723 = DSM 16636 genome contains these proteins:
- a CDS encoding class II glutamine amidotransferase has protein sequence MCELLGMSANVPTDICFSFTGLVQRGGGTGPHKDGWGITFYEGKGCRTFKDPLPGFNSPIARLVQEYPIKSCSVVAHIRQANRGKVALENTHPFTRELWGRNWTYAHNGQLSGYKSLETGNFRPVGETDSEKAFCWLLHKLTQRYPRTPGNMTAVFRYIAALADELREKGVFNMLLSDGRYVMAYCSTHLHWITRRAPFGVATLLDQDVEIDFSSQTTPNDVVTVLATQPLTGNETWQKIMPGEWALFCLGERIV, from the coding sequence ATGTGCGAACTGCTCGGGATGAGCGCCAATGTGCCCACCGATATTTGCTTTAGCTTTACCGGACTGGTTCAGCGCGGCGGCGGAACCGGGCCGCATAAAGATGGCTGGGGAATCACCTTTTATGAAGGCAAAGGCTGTCGCACATTCAAAGATCCGCTGCCAGGCTTTAACTCTCCCATCGCCAGGCTGGTGCAGGAGTATCCGATCAAATCCTGTTCGGTAGTCGCCCACATCCGTCAGGCGAATCGTGGGAAAGTGGCGCTGGAAAACACCCATCCCTTTACCCGCGAGCTGTGGGGGCGCAACTGGACCTATGCTCATAACGGGCAGCTTAGCGGATATAAATCGCTGGAAACCGGAAACTTTCGTCCGGTCGGCGAAACCGACAGCGAAAAGGCGTTTTGCTGGCTGCTGCATAAGCTCACCCAGCGCTACCCGCGCACGCCGGGCAATATGACGGCGGTGTTCAGATACATCGCCGCGCTGGCGGACGAACTGCGGGAGAAAGGGGTGTTTAATATGCTGCTGTCGGATGGACGCTATGTGATGGCGTACTGCTCGACCCATCTGCACTGGATCACCCGCCGGGCGCCGTTTGGCGTGGCGACGCTGCTCGATCAGGATGTGGAAATCGACTTTAGCTCGCAGACCACACCAAACGATGTGGTCACGGTACTGGCCACGCAGCCGCTGACGGGCAATGAAACCTGGCAAAAAATTATGCCAGGCGAGTGGGCGTTATTTTGTCTCGGGGAGCGTATAGTTTGA
- the flhB gene encoding flagellar biosynthesis protein FlhB: MADSSSEEKTEKPSAQKLRKAREEGQIPRSKDMGLAASLFAAFMVISSSFPWYEDFVRESFVSVHQYAQEINNPAIVGQFLQHHLLIMAKFILTLLPMPAAALAASLIPGGWLFLPKKMLPDFSKVNPLKGIGRLFSAEHLVETGKMMVKAVVILVMLWLSLRNNFASFLGLQALWFKQAVSDGLALYSSVMRNFVILFVFFAVIDVPLAKKMFTKGLKMTKQEVKEEYKNQEGKPEVKARVRRLQRQLAMGQIRKVVPKADVVITNPTHYAVALQYDQSRAAAPFVVAKGTDEIALYIRQVAAESQVEVVEFPKLARSVYYTTQINQQIPFQLYRAIAHVLTYVLQMKHWRDGTQPRPLLNRHISIPKEVLKLDAENN; the protein is encoded by the coding sequence ATGGCGGATAGCAGCAGCGAAGAAAAAACAGAAAAACCCTCGGCGCAAAAGCTGCGCAAAGCCAGGGAAGAAGGACAGATCCCGCGCTCAAAGGACATGGGGCTGGCGGCCAGCCTTTTTGCCGCCTTTATGGTCATCAGCAGCAGTTTTCCCTGGTATGAAGATTTCGTGCGCGAAAGCTTCGTCAGCGTCCATCAGTACGCGCAGGAGATTAATAACCCGGCGATCGTCGGACAGTTTTTGCAGCATCACCTGCTGATTATGGCGAAATTTATTCTCACCCTGCTGCCCATGCCCGCCGCGGCGCTGGCGGCGTCGTTAATTCCCGGCGGCTGGTTGTTCCTGCCGAAGAAGATGTTGCCCGACTTCAGCAAAGTGAATCCGCTGAAAGGCATTGGCCGCCTGTTTTCGGCGGAGCATCTGGTGGAAACCGGCAAGATGATGGTGAAAGCCGTGGTGATTCTGGTGATGCTGTGGCTGAGCCTGCGGAATAACTTCGCCTCGTTTCTCGGCCTGCAGGCGCTCTGGTTTAAACAGGCGGTCAGCGACGGCCTGGCGCTCTACAGCAGCGTAATGCGCAACTTCGTCATCCTGTTTGTTTTCTTTGCCGTTATCGACGTGCCGCTGGCGAAGAAGATGTTCACCAAAGGACTGAAGATGACAAAACAGGAGGTGAAGGAGGAGTACAAAAACCAGGAGGGTAAGCCCGAAGTGAAGGCCCGCGTGCGCCGTCTGCAACGACAGCTGGCGATGGGGCAGATCCGCAAGGTGGTGCCGAAAGCCGACGTAGTAATCACCAACCCGACCCACTACGCCGTGGCGCTCCAGTACGACCAGTCGCGCGCCGCCGCACCGTTTGTGGTGGCGAAAGGCACCGACGAAATCGCCCTCTATATCCGCCAGGTGGCGGCGGAAAGCCAGGTGGAGGTGGTGGAGTTTCCAAAGCTGGCGCGCTCCGTCTACTACACCACGCAGATTAACCAACAGATTCCCTTTCAGCTCTACCGGGCGATTGCCCATGTGCTGACCTATGTGTTGCAGATGAAGCACTGGCGTGACGGCACGCAGCCTCGTCCGTTGCTGAACAGACATATTTCCATTCCCAAAGAGGTTCTTAAACTGGATGCCGAAAACAATTAA
- the flhA gene encoding flagellar biosynthesis protein FlhA, which produces MPKTIKQLMALLRNGNIGVPLVILSILAMVILPLPPALLDILFTFNIVLAVMVLLVSVSARRPLEFSLFPTILLITTLMRLTLNVASTRVVLLHGHMGAGAAGKVIESFGQVVIGGNFVVGFVVFIILMIINFIVVTKGAERISEVSARFTLDAMPGKQMAIDADLNAGLINQQQAQARRKDVASEADFYGAMDGASKFVRGDAIAGMMILAINLIGGVCIGIFKYDLSAEAAFQQYVLMTIGDGLVAQIPSLLLSTAAAIIVTRVSDNGDISSDVRSQLLASPSVLYTATTIMLVLAVVPGMPHFPFLVFSGLLGFTAWRMSKRPAAAEAEEKSLETLSKTIAETTEQQVSWETIPLIEPISLSLGYKLVALVDKAKGNPLTQRIRGVRQVISDTNGVLLPEIRIRENFRLKPSQYAIFINGIKADEADIPSDKLMALPSSETYGEIDGILGHDPAYGMPVTWIQPAQKAKALNMGYQVIDSASVIATHVNKVVRSYIPELFNYDDITQLHNRLSSMAPRLAEDLSAALNYSQMLKVYRALLTEGVSLRDIVTIATVLVASSAVTKDPILLAADVRLALRRSITHPFVRKGELAVYTLNNELENLLSSVVNQAQQAGKVMLDSVPVDPNMLNQFQNNMPQVKEQMKAAGKEPVLLVAPQLRPLLARYARLFAPGLHVLSYNEVADDLQLKIMGSLS; this is translated from the coding sequence ATGCCGAAAACAATTAAGCAACTTATGGCGCTGCTGCGTAACGGCAACATCGGCGTGCCGCTGGTGATACTCAGTATCCTGGCGATGGTGATCCTGCCGCTGCCTCCGGCGCTGCTGGATATTCTGTTTACCTTTAACATCGTGCTTGCGGTGATGGTGCTGCTGGTCTCCGTTTCCGCCAGGCGTCCTCTCGAATTCAGCCTGTTCCCGACCATTCTGCTAATCACCACGCTGATGCGTCTGACGCTGAACGTCGCCTCTACCCGCGTGGTGCTGCTCCACGGTCATATGGGCGCAGGCGCCGCCGGTAAGGTGATTGAATCCTTCGGCCAGGTGGTGATTGGCGGCAACTTCGTCGTCGGTTTCGTGGTGTTCATCATCCTGATGATCATCAACTTCATCGTGGTGACCAAAGGGGCCGAGCGTATTTCCGAAGTCTCCGCCCGCTTTACCCTCGATGCGATGCCCGGCAAACAGATGGCGATCGACGCCGACCTCAACGCCGGGTTAATCAATCAGCAGCAGGCGCAGGCGCGACGCAAAGACGTCGCCAGCGAGGCCGACTTTTACGGCGCGATGGACGGCGCCTCAAAGTTTGTGCGCGGCGATGCCATCGCCGGGATGATGATTCTGGCGATCAACCTGATAGGCGGCGTGTGCATCGGTATTTTCAAATACGATCTCAGCGCTGAGGCCGCCTTCCAGCAGTACGTGCTGATGACCATCGGTGACGGTCTGGTGGCGCAGATCCCTTCCCTGCTACTCTCTACCGCCGCCGCGATTATCGTCACCCGCGTCAGCGATAATGGCGATATCTCCTCGGACGTTCGCAGCCAGCTGCTGGCCAGCCCTTCCGTACTCTATACCGCCACGACCATTATGCTCGTGCTGGCGGTAGTGCCGGGGATGCCGCACTTCCCGTTTCTGGTATTCAGCGGTCTGCTCGGCTTTACCGCCTGGCGCATGAGCAAGCGGCCTGCCGCCGCCGAAGCGGAGGAGAAGAGTCTCGAAACGCTGAGCAAAACCATTGCCGAAACCACCGAGCAGCAGGTTAGCTGGGAGACGATCCCGCTTATCGAACCCATTAGCCTGAGCCTGGGCTATAAGCTGGTTGCGCTGGTCGATAAAGCCAAAGGCAACCCGCTGACCCAACGTATTCGCGGCGTGCGCCAGGTAATCTCCGATACCAACGGGGTGCTGTTGCCGGAGATCCGCATCCGGGAAAACTTCCGCCTGAAGCCCAGCCAGTATGCGATTTTCATTAACGGCATTAAGGCCGACGAGGCGGATATCCCTTCCGATAAGCTGATGGCGCTGCCCTCCAGCGAAACCTACGGCGAGATCGACGGCATACTGGGCCACGATCCGGCCTACGGTATGCCGGTCACCTGGATCCAGCCGGCGCAAAAAGCGAAGGCGCTGAATATGGGCTATCAGGTGATCGACAGCGCCAGCGTTATCGCCACCCACGTCAACAAGGTGGTGCGCAGCTATATCCCGGAGTTGTTCAACTACGACGATATTACTCAGTTGCATAACCGCCTCTCCTCAATGGCGCCGAGGCTGGCGGAAGATCTCAGCGCCGCGCTGAACTACAGCCAGATGCTGAAGGTCTACCGCGCGCTGCTGACCGAAGGGGTTTCACTGCGCGATATTGTGACCATCGCGACCGTGCTGGTGGCAAGCAGCGCCGTGACCAAAGACCCGATTCTGCTTGCCGCCGACGTGCGTCTGGCCCTGCGCCGCAGCATTACCCATCCGTTTGTCCGCAAGGGCGAGCTGGCCGTCTATACCCTGAATAACGAGCTGGAAAACCTGCTGTCCAGCGTCGTGAACCAGGCGCAGCAGGCCGGAAAAGTGATGCTCGACAGCGTGCCGGTCGATCCGAATATGCTCAACCAGTTCCAGAACAATATGCCGCAGGTGAAAGAGCAGATGAAGGCGGCGGGTAAAGAGCCGGTGCTGCTGGTGGCGCCGCAGCTGCGGCCGCTGCTCGCGCGCTACGCCCGCCTGTTTGCGCCAGGGCTGCATGTGCTTTCGTATAACGAGGTGGCGGACGACCTGCAGCTGAAAATCATGGGTTCATTAAGTTAA
- a CDS encoding flagellar biosynthetic protein FliQ encodes MLTIDVAADIVASGIKVVIILVSLLVVPSLLVGLLVSIFQAVTQINEQTLSFLPRLIVTLVVLGVCGKWMIVQLDDLCIHLFTQAATLVQ; translated from the coding sequence ATGCTAACTATCGATGTAGCAGCCGATATCGTCGCCAGCGGCATTAAGGTGGTGATTATTCTGGTAAGCCTGCTGGTGGTGCCAAGCCTGCTGGTCGGCCTGCTGGTCAGCATCTTTCAGGCGGTGACCCAGATTAACGAACAGACCCTCAGCTTTCTGCCGCGCCTGATCGTCACGCTGGTGGTGCTGGGAGTATGCGGAAAATGGATGATCGTCCAGCTGGACGATCTCTGTATTCATCTGTTCACCCAGGCCGCCACTCTGGTGCAATGA
- the fliP gene encoding flagellar type III secretion system pore protein FliP (The bacterial flagellar biogenesis protein FliP forms a type III secretion system (T3SS)-type pore required for flagellar assembly.) codes for MKRSATLTLALGIALFALSPFACAQGGEIPLLNVVTHGASQEYSVKIQVLILMTLVGLLPTLVLMMTCFTRFIIVLSLLRQALGLQQTPPNRILIGIALCLTMLVMRPIWLNIYDRAVVPFENDQMTLSDALSTAATPLKRFMLAQTNKKAMAQIMTIADVKGDAADQDLTIVVPAYVLSELKTAFQIGFMIYIPFLVIDLIVASVLMAMGMMMLSPLIVSLPFKLMLFVLIDGWSLTVGTLTSSIRGLGLG; via the coding sequence ATGAAACGGTCGGCTACACTTACGCTGGCGCTGGGCATCGCTCTGTTCGCCCTTTCCCCCTTCGCCTGCGCCCAGGGGGGCGAGATCCCCTTGCTGAACGTGGTCACCCACGGCGCCAGCCAGGAATATAGCGTCAAAATTCAGGTGCTGATCCTGATGACCCTCGTCGGGCTGCTGCCGACGCTGGTGCTGATGATGACCTGCTTCACCCGCTTCATTATCGTGCTCTCTCTGCTGCGCCAGGCGCTGGGCCTGCAGCAGACGCCGCCGAACCGCATACTGATCGGCATTGCGCTCTGCTTAACGATGCTGGTGATGCGCCCAATCTGGCTCAACATCTACGATCGCGCCGTCGTTCCGTTTGAAAATGACCAGATGACCCTCTCTGACGCCCTGAGCACCGCCGCCACGCCGCTGAAGCGCTTTATGCTGGCGCAAACCAACAAAAAGGCGATGGCGCAGATTATGACTATCGCCGACGTGAAAGGCGACGCCGCCGATCAGGATCTGACCATCGTGGTGCCTGCCTATGTGCTCAGCGAACTGAAAACCGCCTTTCAGATCGGCTTTATGATTTACATCCCGTTTCTGGTCATTGATCTGATTGTCGCCAGCGTCCTGATGGCGATGGGGATGATGATGCTGTCGCCGCTGATCGTCTCACTGCCCTTTAAGCTGATGCTGTTCGTACTTATCGACGGCTGGTCGCTGACCGTCGGCACGCTGACTTCCAGTATCCGCGGGCTGGGTCTGGGCTGA
- a CDS encoding flagellar hook-basal body complex protein FliE, with amino-acid sequence MSITNIQPAGTMQAQMLREMQQMQAVARTPVLSSMQISAAGEASSTVSFHRIMQGALSHVDQFQQAAEEKQTAIDMGKSDDLAGAMIASQQASLSFSALVQVRNKIATGFNDLMSMSI; translated from the coding sequence ATGAGCATAACCAATATACAACCAGCCGGTACGATGCAGGCGCAAATGCTGCGGGAGATGCAGCAGATGCAGGCTGTCGCCCGCACGCCCGTTCTCTCATCCATGCAAATCAGCGCAGCGGGGGAGGCGAGCTCCACGGTCTCATTTCATCGCATCATGCAGGGGGCGCTGAGCCACGTCGACCAGTTTCAGCAGGCAGCGGAAGAGAAGCAGACGGCGATCGATATGGGCAAAAGCGACGATCTGGCGGGGGCGATGATCGCCAGCCAGCAGGCTTCATTATCGTTCTCGGCGCTGGTTCAGGTAAGAAACAAAATCGCTACCGGCTTTAACGATCTGATGAGCATGTCGATCTAA
- a CDS encoding flagellar biosynthetic protein FliR → MRESDITQLANLVLGLWFPFVRIMAFIRYVPVFDNAALTIRVRIILSLALAIVITPMIPHPVPDSLLSMNSLILTAEQILWGMLFGLMFQFLFLALQLAGQILSFNMGMSMAVMNDPGSGASTTVLAELINVYAVILFFAMDGHLLLVSVLYKGFTYWPIGNALHPQSLRTLALAFSWVLGSAMLLALPTTFIMLIVQGCFGLLNRVAPPLNLYSLGFPINMLAGLICFATLLYNLPDHYLHLANFILKQLDALKGHYGG, encoded by the coding sequence ATGCGCGAATCCGATATTACGCAGCTCGCCAACCTGGTACTGGGATTGTGGTTTCCCTTTGTGCGCATCATGGCGTTTATCCGCTACGTGCCGGTGTTTGATAACGCCGCGCTGACGATTCGCGTGCGCATCATTCTCTCTCTGGCGCTGGCGATCGTCATCACGCCGATGATCCCGCACCCTGTGCCCGACAGCCTGCTGTCCATGAACAGTCTGATTCTGACGGCAGAGCAGATCCTGTGGGGGATGCTGTTTGGCCTGATGTTTCAGTTTCTGTTTCTGGCGCTACAGCTGGCCGGTCAGATCCTCTCCTTTAATATGGGGATGAGCATGGCGGTGATGAACGATCCCGGCAGCGGCGCCTCAACGACGGTGCTGGCGGAGCTGATTAACGTCTATGCGGTGATCCTCTTTTTCGCGATGGACGGCCATCTGCTGCTGGTGAGCGTGCTGTATAAGGGGTTTACTTACTGGCCCATCGGCAACGCCCTGCATCCGCAAAGCCTGCGCACCCTCGCGCTGGCGTTCAGCTGGGTGCTGGGATCGGCGATGCTGCTGGCGCTGCCGACCACCTTCATTATGCTGATTGTGCAGGGCTGCTTCGGCCTGCTCAACCGCGTCGCGCCGCCGCTGAACCTCTATTCGCTGGGCTTTCCGATCAACATGCTGGCCGGACTTATCTGTTTCGCCACCCTGCTCTATAACCTGCCCGACCACTATCTGCACCTGGCGAACTTCATCTTAAAGCAGCTTGACGCGCTAAAGGGTCACTATGGCGGATAG
- the dpaA gene encoding peptidoglycan meso-diaminopimelic acid protein amidase: MRKIALFIAMLLIPCVSFAGLLGSSSPTTPISKEYKQQLMGSPVYIQIFKEERTLDLYVKMGEQYQLLDSYKICNYSGGLGPKQRQGDFKSPEGFYSVQRNQLKPDSRFYKAINIGFPNAYDRAHGYEGKYLMIHGACVSVGCYAMTDSGIDEIFQFVTGALVFGQPSVQVSIYPFRMTDANMQRHKYSYYKDFWTQLKPGYDYFEQTRKPPTVSVVDGRYVVSKPLSHEVVQPQLASNYTLPETK, translated from the coding sequence ATGCGTAAAATCGCATTATTTATTGCGATGCTTTTGATCCCGTGCGTCTCGTTTGCCGGTTTGCTGGGCAGCAGCAGCCCGACAACGCCGATCAGCAAAGAGTATAAGCAGCAGTTGATGGGCTCGCCGGTCTATATTCAGATCTTTAAAGAGGAACGCACGCTTGACCTCTACGTCAAGATGGGCGAACAGTATCAGCTACTCGACAGCTACAAAATTTGTAATTACTCCGGCGGACTCGGCCCGAAGCAGCGCCAGGGGGATTTTAAAAGCCCGGAAGGTTTTTACAGCGTTCAGCGTAATCAGCTGAAGCCGGACAGCCGTTTCTATAAAGCCATTAACATCGGTTTTCCCAACGCCTATGACCGCGCGCACGGTTATGAGGGAAAATACCTGATGATTCACGGCGCCTGCGTCTCCGTAGGCTGCTACGCCATGACCGACAGCGGTATTGACGAGATTTTCCAGTTCGTCACCGGCGCGCTGGTATTTGGTCAACCGAGCGTGCAGGTCAGCATCTACCCGTTCCGCATGACCGATGCCAATATGCAGCGCCATAAGTACTCGTATTACAAAGATTTCTGGACGCAGTTAAAGCCGGGATACGATTACTTTGAGCAGACCCGCAAGCCGCCGACCGTTTCCGTGGTCGATGGCCGTTACGTGGTCAGCAAGCCGTTGAGCCACGAAGTGGTCCAGCCGCAGCTGGCGTCAAACTATACGCTCCCCGAGACAAAATAA
- a CDS encoding FliM/FliN family flagellar motor switch protein: MLKYSQTPGIFKLEGNRLGRPYHRLPSLFTGNFDTIESHLGNYFLKKHRTNITLKKINCEMDVINKSAELMISQMGHLAFDIDRSLLLTLLGNFYGLDASLTEINSQDNLPTKTETRLKSRLAMDIGALIFNKNTSGVPLALKLDSSTVQTHWAYQLTFVLGDNEDGGFRILLDDAHTDYILNLIRRSEHNQGKPAADKAAVAVEKKKLVKEIIHTLPLKMQVKIAELPLSVADLATIRPGDILPFTLPDSFPVSIGKSELFTALIVEDKDKLFLSELMSKTSEKSYE; encoded by the coding sequence ATGCTGAAGTACAGTCAAACCCCCGGCATCTTCAAACTTGAAGGCAACAGGCTTGGGCGTCCCTATCACCGCCTGCCGTCTTTATTTACGGGTAATTTTGACACAATCGAATCACATCTCGGAAACTATTTTCTTAAAAAACATCGCACCAATATCACTCTAAAAAAAATTAACTGCGAGATGGATGTGATAAATAAAAGCGCCGAACTGATGATCTCTCAGATGGGGCATCTGGCGTTTGATATCGATCGTTCACTACTGCTGACGCTGTTAGGTAATTTTTATGGGCTTGACGCATCGCTGACGGAAATAAACTCACAGGATAATTTACCGACCAAAACCGAGACCCGTCTGAAAAGCCGTCTGGCAATGGATATCGGCGCTCTTATCTTTAATAAAAATACCTCAGGGGTTCCGCTGGCGCTTAAGCTGGACAGCAGTACCGTACAGACGCACTGGGCGTATCAACTCACCTTCGTGCTGGGCGATAACGAAGATGGCGGCTTCCGGATTTTACTCGATGACGCCCACACCGATTATATTCTCAACCTGATTCGTCGCAGCGAACACAATCAGGGAAAACCAGCGGCGGATAAGGCCGCTGTCGCCGTTGAAAAAAAGAAGCTGGTCAAAGAGATCATTCATACCCTGCCGCTGAAAATGCAGGTGAAGATCGCTGAACTGCCGCTCAGCGTGGCCGATCTCGCCACCATCAGACCCGGCGATATTTTACCGTTTACGCTTCCCGACAGCTTTCCCGTTTCCATCGGGAAATCCGAATTATTTACCGCCCTGATCGTGGAGGATAAAGACAAGCTGTTTTTATCCGAGCTGATGAGCAAGACATCTGAGAAATCCTATGAGTAA
- a CDS encoding FliM/FliN family flagellar motor switch protein: MSKQEDILEQGFELTTEAPAAPANSATEALVTRLEDRFSESMSLLKRIPVTLTLEVSSVEIMLADLLNIDDDTVIELDKLAGEPLDIKVNNILLGKAEVVVVNEKYGLRVLEFNTQEINDLAP, translated from the coding sequence ATGAGTAAGCAAGAAGATATTTTAGAGCAAGGTTTCGAACTCACCACCGAAGCCCCTGCCGCCCCGGCGAATTCCGCAACCGAAGCGCTGGTAACCCGCCTGGAGGATCGCTTTTCCGAATCCATGAGCCTGCTGAAGCGCATTCCCGTCACCCTGACTCTGGAAGTCTCTTCGGTGGAAATTATGCTGGCCGATCTGCTGAACATCGATGACGACACGGTGATTGAACTGGATAAACTCGCCGGGGAGCCGCTGGATATCAAGGTCAATAATATCCTGCTCGGCAAAGCGGAAGTGGTGGTGGTCAACGAAAAGTACGGCCTGCGCGTGCTTGAATTCAATACCCAAGAAATTAACGATCTGGCGCCATGA
- a CDS encoding C40 family peptidase has protein sequence MLPGLFSLCVVFSPDCAAVIKHPASHLNQSYAAKLRQRNRERLLGKYHALMQKKAHYIVEGDAASKRALRQHNRQLIKQHPEWFPGPLKASDSRWRALAENSHFLSSDHLHNMTEVAIHRLEQQLGKPYLWGGASPEQGFDCSGLVFYAYNKILAAKLPRTANEMYHYRRATIVADRDLRRGDLLFFHVHSREIADHMGVYLGNGEFIESPRTGETIRVSHLADPFWQAHYLGARRILTEETII, from the coding sequence ATGCTGCCGGGGCTGTTTTCGCTGTGCGTCGTTTTTTCTCCTGACTGCGCCGCGGTAATTAAGCATCCGGCGTCGCATCTCAATCAGAGCTATGCCGCTAAGCTGCGGCAGCGCAACCGTGAGCGGCTGCTCGGCAAATATCACGCGCTGATGCAGAAAAAAGCGCATTACATTGTGGAAGGCGATGCGGCGAGTAAAAGGGCGCTGCGTCAGCATAACCGTCAGCTAATCAAACAGCATCCGGAGTGGTTCCCGGGGCCGCTGAAGGCCAGCGACAGCCGCTGGCGGGCGCTGGCGGAGAACAGTCATTTCCTCAGCAGCGACCATCTGCATAATATGACTGAAGTCGCCATCCACCGCCTTGAACAGCAGCTGGGCAAACCGTACCTGTGGGGCGGCGCCAGCCCCGAGCAGGGGTTTGACTGTAGCGGACTGGTGTTTTACGCCTACAATAAAATCCTTGCCGCAAAATTACCGCGCACCGCTAACGAGATGTATCACTACCGCAGGGCGACCATCGTCGCGGATCGCGATCTGCGACGCGGCGATTTGCTCTTTTTCCACGTGCACAGCCGGGAGATTGCCGATCATATGGGGGTCTATCTGGGGAACGGAGAGTTTATTGAATCGCCGCGCACCGGGGAGACGATCCGCGTAAGCCATCTCGCCGATCCCTTCTGGCAGGCGCACTATCTTGGCGCTCGCCGGATATTAACGGAAGAAACCATCATCTAA
- the lpcA gene encoding D-sedoheptulose 7-phosphate isomerase codes for MYQDLIRNELNEAAETLANFLKDDANIHAIQRAAVLLADSFKAGGKVLSCGNGGSHCDAMHFAEELTGRYRENRPGYPAIAISDVSHLSCVSNDFGYDYVFSRYVEAVGREGDVLLGISTSGNSGNVIKAIAAAREKGMKVIALTGKDGGKMAGTADIEIRVPHFGYADRIQEIHIKVIHILIQLIEKEMVK; via the coding sequence ATGTACCAGGATCTTATTCGTAACGAACTGAACGAAGCGGCGGAGACGCTGGCTAACTTTTTAAAAGATGACGCCAATATTCACGCCATTCAGCGCGCGGCGGTCCTGCTGGCAGACAGTTTTAAAGCGGGCGGTAAGGTTCTTTCCTGTGGCAACGGCGGCTCCCACTGCGACGCCATGCACTTTGCGGAAGAACTGACCGGCCGTTACCGTGAAAACCGTCCGGGCTATCCGGCGATTGCGATTTCCGACGTCAGTCATCTCTCCTGCGTGAGCAATGATTTCGGCTATGACTATGTTTTTTCTCGTTACGTTGAGGCGGTAGGGCGTGAAGGGGATGTACTGTTAGGCATTTCCACTTCCGGCAATTCCGGCAACGTGATTAAAGCGATTGCCGCTGCGCGCGAAAAGGGGATGAAAGTGATCGCCCTGACCGGGAAAGACGGCGGCAAAATGGCGGGCACGGCTGATATTGAAATTCGCGTTCCGCACTTCGGTTACGCTGACCGTATTCAGGAAATTCACATTAAAGTGATCCATATCCTGATTCAGTTAATTGAAAAAGAGATGGTCAAATAA